GCACGATCGGCTTCAAGACGTTCGATCAGAGCCTTGGTTTCAGGAATAGCGTAATATTCGAGATCGGCGGCCGTGACGGTGTCACCGGACCGTTCAGCCTCATCACGCTTGACCTTGAGAGAGTCAAGTTTGATCTTAGCGTCCTGCACCTCCTTGCTGCGTTGCTTCTCGCTTTCATATTTCTCGCGCATGGGACGCAGCTCCTCGGCAACGTTGGCAGCCTCCTGCTTGGCAGCTTCGAGGCGGGCCTTGGAGGCTTCATCCTGCTCCCGCTCCAAGGCGTGGATTTCGATCTGGAGCTGTCGGGCTTTGCGCTCCAAGGTGTCCAGAGCTTCCGGCTCGGACTCCCGGGTGACACGGACGGCAGCGGCAGCTTCATCAATCAAGTCGACAGCCGAGTCGGGTAGACGGCGAGCCGTGAGATAACGCGCCGCCAAGGTTGCAGCCGCCACGATGGCGccatcgaggatgttgaCACCGTGGTGCACCTCGTACTTTTCCTTCAGTCCACGAAGAATGGAGATCGTCTCCGGGACCGAGGGCTCCTTGACCAGAACCTGTTGGAAACGTCGCTCGAACGCCTGGTCCTTTTCAATGTACTTGCGATATTCGCCCAGGGTGGTGGCACCAATGCAGTGAAGCTGACCACGAGCGAGCATGGGCTTAAGAAGGTTGGCAGCATCCATACCGCCTTCGCCGCTCGATCCCGCACCCATCAGCAGGTGAATCTCGTCGACAAAGAGCACAATGGTGTCCTTGGAATCCTCAATCTCCTTGAGAACACCTTTCATGCGCTCCTCGAATTCTCCGCGATACTTGCTGCCGGCAACGAGAGAGCCGACGTCGAGAGAGAGCAATCGGCATTGAGTCAGATTAGCAGGCACGTCGGCGTTGACGATCCGACGGGCCAGACCCTCAACGATGGTTGTTTTACCAACACCGGGCTCACCGATCAGAACAGGGTTGTTCTTCGTTCGTCGACTCAGGATGCGGATCACACGGCGGATCTCTTCCTCACGTCCGATCACCGGATCGATCTTACCCTCCCGAGCGAGCGAGGTCATGTCGATAGTGAATTTCTTGAGGTTTTCATTTTCGCTCTCGGCGTCGGCGGTCTTGGAATCGACCCGCTTGGTGCCTCTGATTTGCTGGATGGCGGAGTCAACCAATTTCAGATTGGGAATGTTGGCATCGCCCAAGGCACGCTGTACTTGTGAATCTTGGCAAACGGATTGAATGAGGTGGTCGATCGCGACAAAGCTATCTTTTTGGGTTTTGGATAGGTCGGTCGCGGAACGAATGACCTTGGCAAGTTGCGGGGAGACCGCGACGGTCTCGGGGGGAGGATCTTGGCTCGGCAGACGCACGAGAAGCTTCATGAGGGAGCGGTCGAGCAATTGAGGGTCGCCATGGGCTCTCTCAATGACTTGACGGAAGAGGGGGGTGGACGCGGCATCGTGTGAAGCGTGGCCAGCTGGTGTTTGCTGGTCTTTGGATTCATCGGCGGAAGGGTTGAGAAGGGCAACCGCCAAGTGAATAGGAAGGATTTGAGAGTGGGCGTATTGTTCGGCCAAGGCGCTGGAGTCCAGCAGAGCCTTGTTCGCCCGATCCGTAAATTGAGCGCCGTTCATTGTGAACGGATGTGTGCCAGTCGGATCAAGAAGTGGATGATTGACTTATGTTGAGAACTAGAGGTAAATCAGACACAAGGAGTTTGATGCTTATTGATTCCTAGTGTCGAGTGCTGCGGAG
This genomic window from Penicillium oxalicum strain HP7-1 chromosome III, whole genome shotgun sequence contains:
- a CDS encoding Heat shock protein hsp98, with product MNGAQFTDRANKALLDSSALAEQYAHSQILPIHLAVALLNPSADESKDQQTPAGHASHDAASTPLFRQVIERAHGDPQLLDRSLMKLLVRLPSQDPPPETVAVSPQLAKVIRSATDLSKTQKDSFVAIDHLIQSVCQDSQVQRALGDANIPNLKLVDSAIQQIRGTKRVDSKTADAESENENLKKFTIDMTSLAREGKIDPVIGREEEIRRVIRILSRRTKNNPVLIGEPGVGKTTIVEGLARRIVNADVPANLTQCRLLSLDVGSLVAGSKYRGEFEERMKGVLKEIEDSKDTIVLFVDEIHLLMGAGSSGEGGMDAANLLKPMLARGQLHCIGATTLGEYRKYIEKDQAFERRFQQVLVKEPSVPETISILRGLKEKYEVHHGVNILDGAIVAAATLAARYLTARRLPDSAVDLIDEAAAAVRVTRESEPEALDTLERKARQLQIEIHALEREQDEASKARLEAAKQEAANVAEELRPMREKYESEKQRSKEVQDAKIKLDSLKVKRDEAERSGDTVTAADLEYYAIPETKALIERLEADRAKADAERRANSGDGGEALLADAVGPDQINEIVARWTGIPVTRLKTTEKDKLLNMEKYLGKVVVGQKEAVTSVSNAIRLQRSGLANPNSPPSFLFCGPSGTGKTLLTKALAEFLFDDPKAMIRFDMSEYQERHSLSRMIGAPPGYVGHDAGGQLTESLRRRPFSILLFDEVEKAAKEVLTVLLQLMDDGRITDGQGRIVDAKNCIVVMTSNLGAEYLTRSLDRDGRIEPHVREQVMGALRDYFLPEFLNRISSTVIFNRLTKREIRKIVDLRLSEVQKRLEHNGRNVAIRCTEEVKDYLGAAGYSPAYGARPLGRLIEREVLNRLAVLILRGSIRDGEDARVVMTDGRIDVLPNHGLDESEDGDSEMVDSDDALAEMEDDSGDMDLYDE